A genomic segment from Flavobacterium inviolabile encodes:
- the rpe gene encoding ribulose-phosphate 3-epimerase, producing the protein MKNSIIAPSVLAADFANLQRDIEMINNSQADWFHIDIMDGVFVPNISFGMPVLEAINKHAKKTIDVHLMIVDPDRYIKTFKDLGTDILTVHYEACTHLHRTLQAIKAEGMKAGVALNPHTNVALLEDVINDIDLVCIMSVNPGFGGQSFIENTYKKVKQLKEIITRNNAATIIEIDGGVTDKNARQLVEAGADVLVAGSFVFKATDPIATIADLKKITTL; encoded by the coding sequence ATGAAAAATAGTATTATAGCTCCTTCTGTACTGGCTGCTGATTTTGCTAATCTGCAACGCGATATAGAAATGATTAACAACAGTCAGGCCGACTGGTTTCATATTGATATTATGGACGGCGTTTTCGTTCCGAACATCTCTTTCGGAATGCCGGTTCTTGAAGCAATCAACAAACACGCTAAAAAAACAATCGATGTACATTTGATGATCGTAGATCCGGATCGTTATATCAAAACCTTTAAAGATCTGGGTACGGATATCCTTACCGTACATTACGAAGCGTGCACGCACCTGCACAGAACCCTTCAGGCAATAAAAGCAGAAGGTATGAAAGCCGGTGTAGCCCTAAACCCGCACACCAATGTCGCTTTACTGGAAGATGTGATTAACGACATCGATTTAGTATGCATCATGAGCGTAAATCCGGGATTTGGAGGTCAGTCTTTTATTGAGAACACCTATAAAAAGGTAAAACAGTTAAAAGAGATCATCACCCGTAACAATGCGGCGACCATTATTGAAATTGACGGTGGTGTAACCGATAAAAATGCGCGACAGCTGGTGGAAGCCGGTGCCGATGTACTGGTTGCAGGAAGTTTTGTATTTAAAGCTACAGACCCGATCGCTACCATTGCCGATTTAAAAAAGATCACAACCTTATAG
- a CDS encoding T9SS type A sorting domain-containing protein: MKKTTQKNVLAALSLALLGVTASAQNFYNNGAVSTGTTTSNGTSTSPAGYTWSELQSVGGVTNTTLGSGGIFNTAGTSNFRLADNFTITSALNVTSVDFFCYQTSYTGTTPPIDQLRVQIWNGDPSVGTSSIVAGDLITNVYSAANSGDALMYRIGNNNAGTTRKVWRVSGNITANLAPGTYWVDYQVHATNDSSIFFPAVTIPGTVNLPAWNAKQHSGTAWAALADGGSGLSVDMPFIINYQAFLGTESFISNNKVSLYPNPALESFNLRVNYNATQAVPGRVEIYDLKGAKVMDQKLVVADADNYPVNISGLNKGVYLVKTFDVDNNEIVKTKLIKE; encoded by the coding sequence ATGAAGAAAACTACTCAAAAGAATGTGTTGGCCGCATTATCTTTGGCCTTATTAGGAGTGACTGCTTCCGCGCAGAATTTCTACAACAATGGTGCTGTGAGCACCGGTACCACTACATCAAACGGTACTTCAACATCGCCGGCAGGCTACACCTGGAGTGAATTACAGAGTGTGGGCGGAGTTACCAATACCACTTTGGGATCCGGAGGTATTTTCAACACGGCTGGTACCAGTAACTTCCGGTTAGCGGATAATTTCACAATTACCTCGGCGTTAAATGTCACTTCTGTTGACTTTTTCTGTTACCAGACAAGTTATACGGGAACAACACCGCCAATTGACCAGTTAAGAGTTCAGATATGGAACGGCGACCCGTCTGTAGGAACTTCAAGTATTGTTGCGGGAGATTTGATTACAAACGTTTACAGCGCTGCAAACAGCGGAGATGCGTTAATGTATCGGATTGGGAATAACAATGCCGGTACAACCCGTAAAGTTTGGCGTGTAAGCGGTAACATCACGGCTAACCTTGCTCCGGGAACCTATTGGGTAGATTATCAGGTTCATGCTACCAATGATTCGTCTATTTTCTTTCCTGCTGTAACGATTCCGGGAACGGTGAATTTACCGGCATGGAATGCAAAACAGCACAGTGGAACAGCATGGGCAGCATTGGCAGACGGAGGTTCGGGCTTGTCGGTGGATATGCCATTTATCATTAACTACCAGGCATTCTTGGGAACAGAGAGTTTTATTTCAAATAATAAAGTTTCCCTTTACCCGAATCCGGCTTTGGAGTCTTTTAACTTAAGAGTAAATTACAATGCCACGCAGGCTGTGCCGGGACGTGTTGAAATTTATGATTTAAAAGGTGCAAAAGTAATGGATCAGAAACTGGTTGTTGCAGATGCAGACAATTATCCGGTTAATATTTCCGGATTAAATAAAGGAGTGTATCTGGTAAAAACGTTTGATGTTGACAATAATGAAATTGTTAAAACCAAATTGATCAAAGAATAA
- a CDS encoding CBS domain-containing protein, with product MKHRVPVSSIMTKNVVKLNVSDDLTKAELLFKKNNIRHIPVVRGSVIVGMLSYTDLLRISFVDAVDDDDEIVDTTVYNMFTIEQVMAKKLVTISPDSTIKEAAEILANKEFHALPVVEGDLLVGIVTTTDLIKYLVSQY from the coding sequence ATGAAACATCGTGTTCCGGTATCGTCCATTATGACTAAAAATGTGGTTAAACTCAACGTGTCTGATGATTTAACCAAGGCGGAGTTACTCTTTAAAAAAAATAACATCAGGCATATTCCTGTAGTTCGCGGCAGCGTTATTGTAGGGATGTTAAGTTATACCGATTTGCTCCGCATTTCTTTCGTGGATGCAGTAGACGACGATGATGAAATTGTCGATACTACCGTGTATAATATGTTTACTATTGAACAGGTAATGGCTAAGAAATTAGTAACGATTTCGCCGGATAGTACCATAAAAGAAGCAGCCGAAATTTTAGCGAACAAAGAGTTCCATGCCTTACCGGTAGTGGAAGGCGACCTGCTTGTAGGTATTGTAACGACTACAGATCTTATTAAATATTTGGTTAGCCAGTATTAA
- a CDS encoding TolC family protein: MKSYLFIFIAVLFVGTVDAQEVLTAQGAVEIALKNNYDILIAANQAKISEKNVGIANAGMLPKLDATLTQNNNIQNSTQTQADGTERKLDNAKNNSLNYGVTLGWTVFDGFKMFARYDQLKELEKQGEAQLKSAIVTKIADVLSMYYDLVQQQQQLATLDTTIVISKQRLQTADNRFKIGKASKLEVLNAQVDLNTDASNLLRQKELFANTKSALNELLARAVTTDFSVVETVKIDDKLVLVDLIALADKQNPDVQIAIINKRVAELDLKQVKSSRYPVVRVNTGYNFSETESSLGFVTQSSTKGLNYGLSATLNIFNGFLQHRNEKIANLQVENSSFLLDKQKQNLNVQLATVYQSYLTNLELSKLEEKNEEIARQNLEITLEKFKIGTITTIEFRNAQLNYITARTRHSAAKFQAKISEVALKELTGSVEF; this comes from the coding sequence ATGAAGAGTTATCTATTTATTTTTATAGCGGTATTATTTGTCGGAACGGTTGATGCGCAGGAAGTTTTAACGGCGCAGGGAGCTGTTGAAATTGCGCTGAAAAACAATTACGATATTTTAATAGCAGCGAATCAGGCTAAAATAAGTGAAAAAAATGTAGGCATTGCCAATGCCGGAATGCTGCCCAAACTGGACGCCACATTAACCCAGAACAACAATATCCAGAATTCGACGCAAACACAGGCGGACGGAACGGAAAGAAAACTGGATAATGCCAAAAACAACAGCTTGAATTATGGCGTTACGTTAGGCTGGACCGTTTTTGACGGATTTAAAATGTTTGCCCGTTACGATCAGCTGAAAGAACTGGAAAAGCAGGGTGAAGCACAATTAAAATCGGCTATAGTAACCAAAATTGCCGATGTATTATCCATGTATTATGATCTGGTACAGCAACAGCAACAGCTGGCAACGCTGGATACCACTATCGTTATTTCAAAACAAAGACTGCAAACGGCAGATAACCGTTTTAAAATTGGGAAAGCATCCAAACTGGAAGTGCTGAATGCACAGGTGGACCTGAATACGGATGCGTCAAATTTACTGCGCCAGAAAGAACTTTTTGCCAATACAAAATCGGCTTTAAACGAATTGCTGGCAAGAGCGGTTACCACCGATTTTAGTGTGGTGGAAACCGTGAAAATTGATGACAAGCTGGTATTGGTCGATTTGATCGCTTTAGCCGACAAACAAAACCCGGATGTACAAATAGCCATTATTAATAAAAGAGTGGCGGAACTCGATTTAAAACAAGTGAAATCGAGCCGTTACCCGGTGGTGCGGGTCAATACCGGTTATAATTTTTCGGAAACGGAATCCAGTTTAGGTTTCGTGACCCAATCCTCTACAAAAGGACTGAATTACGGATTGAGTGCCACGTTGAATATTTTCAATGGTTTTTTACAGCACCGTAATGAGAAAATAGCCAATTTGCAGGTTGAGAACTCAAGCTTTCTGCTGGATAAACAAAAGCAGAATCTGAATGTTCAGCTGGCAACGGTTTACCAGTCGTATTTAACCAATCTGGAACTGTCCAAACTGGAAGAAAAGAACGAAGAAATTGCCCGGCAGAATCTGGAAATTACTTTGGAAAAATTCAAAATCGGTACCATCACTACTATAGAATTCCGTAATGCACAATTGAACTATATTACGGCACGTACGCGTCATAGTGCGGCAAAATTCCAGGCAAAAATTTCAGAAGTGGCTTTAAAAGAATTAACCGGATCGGTGGAATTTTAA